The genomic region ttgtattgctataaatggtgatgatgtttttccaaaaaacctaaatcaaaaaatagaaaatagaataagaAATTTCTCTAAcatttcattgttgttgttttttttggacacatgtaatatgttttatacttacTGTGAGTacaatccaattaatcttatttccatattGTATAGGcaacttattttgaaaaccggacgttgtcacatgtgtgtCCTCACGCTAATTTCATTAAGTCCGACCAGAGAccgaccatagactgtatgagtCCGACCCaacttgataaataatgttgtgtgTGGTTCTCGTATCCTGGTTTGACTCGTATGTGGttcttcatagcctctcttcttcaggtaggactctcatactgtgacacttgtctttgtaaagagagaaactgacaggataaagtcgctaacctgcctgtcagctcacactggtccatttcagtggatttaccataaaggctttaatacgcgtgcactccaaatttaggtgcagctagcttaatcgccttctcacaaacgagtgacagaaacagacgttaacgttactgtagttacctcaaaagaaaattGGTTGTCTCTAGTTGGTCTGAAATGTTAATGAGATGTGTAAAATActttcggttcattttgaaactatgacGGGCCGCCATGGTCACGTTAATTAATGGAAAACACTGCTATTACCTATCTACTTAACACATACGTATCTGCTGTGTGGGGCCACACGTGAGGAAGGACAataaacaccggcagctgctctgacattcatcataaactttggctttaaaacttcatacaacaagacccaaagaaagaacaaaatgaTTCCCTCCCCAGTGGCCTCAGTGAAATGAATGagtaagattttttttcagtgtagtaCTGTCTGTCTGAGCGAAATTCAGTGAGAGAGGCAGGGTTGCAGGGAAAATGATGAAGATAGACTTTGTTGATGTCCCTCCCATCTCTCCCAGAGAAATGGGAGGGAGGAATTAAGACAACGTAAGAGAGGTAAATCAGTTGCcagagctgcagctgtctgcagATCTATGAACATGGAGTTtgaggacagagcagagctCTGCTTTCCACAACTCCTCAACACCTCCTGCAGGAAGCACACATCTTCTTGGTCTGAAGCTGTTCTTGTGAACATTGTGctgtcctccatctctctgctcACTGTGGCTCTCAACATGCTCGTCATCATCTCAGTGTCTCACTTCAGGCAGAGATTTACTTCAGCTTCTCTTGCATTTTCTGTAACTGTAAAATGTGAACAGCTACTGTAGATAGCATGTATAAGATGGGCTATCTTCTTACTGCTGCTAGAAATGAATAATGTTGCACCTAGACTTATACTCTGCCTTGCTGACTGTTACACTAAAGCTGAAATGTCTGACTTTAACAACAGAGAGTGTGGCTCATGTCCCATCTCCTActaataattaatatttgttACTATCCACTGTGACCTTAACTTGGTGGTTGTAATTGTCTATACTTAACCATTTGGTAGTTATACATGTGCTAGATTAGAAAATAGTCAAATATGAGTTTTATTATGTTTGGAATAGTTGTTTGAGTTGTTATGTCATTTAGATATGTGGACTTGTTTGGTTAATGAtacttttctctttccctccagGCAGCTCCACACACCCACCAACATCTTCCTCGTCTCTCTGGCTGTCTCAGACTTTCTCGTGGGCCTCCTGCTGATGCCGGTAAAAATCCTGAAAGGATCCTGTTGGTTTCTAAGAGATCTCATGTGTCCTCTGTATAATTGTGTGTCCTTCAGCATTACCTCTTCCTCAGTAGGAAACATGGTGCTCATCTCACTTGACCGATATGTTGCTATTTGTCACCCTCTGCATTATACCACCAGAATCACTGAGAGAAGAGTTaaactctgtgtttgtctgtgttggttctgttctgttttctacAGCAGTCTCCTTTTTAAGGATGACCTGACTCAACCAGGTAGGCATAATTCCTGCTATGGTGAGTGTGTGGGTGTCATTGACCAAATCGCAGGAGCAGTTGACCTTGTTTTGACCTTTATTGTTCCAGTTACTGTCATCATAGTTCTGTATATGAGAGTGTTTGTAGTGGCTGTGTCTCAGGCTCGGGCCATGCGCTCTCACATTACAGATGTCACACAGCAGATTTCAAAGATTCCAAAGACAAAGAAATCTGAGCTGAAAGCAGCCAGGACTCTTGGTGTTCTTGTAGTTGTGT from Micropterus dolomieu isolate WLL.071019.BEF.003 ecotype Adirondacks unplaced genomic scaffold, ASM2129224v1 scaffold_352, whole genome shotgun sequence harbors:
- the LOC123967406 gene encoding trace amine-associated receptor 13c-like, producing MEFEDRAELCFPQLLNTSCRKHTSSWSEAVLVNIVLSSISLLTVALNMLVIISVSHFRQLHTPTNIFLVSLAVSDFLVGLLLMPVKILKGSCWFLRDLMCPLYNCVSFSITSSSVGNMVLISLDRYVAICHPLHYTTRITERRVKLCVCLCWFCSVFYSSLLFKDDLTQPGRHNSCYGECVGVIDQIAGAVDLVLTFIVPVTVIIVLYMRVFVVAVSQARAMRSHITDVTQQISKIPKTKKSELKAARTLGVLVVVFLICFCPYYGVSLAGDSLLSTSASFGIYLFYFNSCLNPVIYAMFYPWFRKAVKLIVTFQILHPGSCEAKIL